The proteins below come from a single Ictidomys tridecemlineatus isolate mIctTri1 chromosome 8, mIctTri1.hap1, whole genome shotgun sequence genomic window:
- the Pacsin1 gene encoding protein kinase C and casein kinase substrate in neurons protein 1: MSGSYDEASLAPEETTDSFWEVGNYKRTVKRIDDGHRLCNDLMNCVQERAKIEKAYAQQLTDWAKRWRQLIEKGPQYGSLERAWGAIMTEADKVSELHQEVKNNLLNEDLEKVKNWQKDAYHKQIMGGFKETKEAEDGFRKAQKPWAKKMKELEAAKKAYHLACKEEKLAMTREMNSKTEQSVTPEQQKKLQDKVDKCKQDVQKTQEKYEKVLEDVGKTTPQYMEGMEQVFEQCQQFEEKRLVFLKEVLLDIKRHLNLAENSSYIHVYRELEQAIRGADAQEDLRWFRSTSGPGMPMNWPQFEEWNPDLPHTTAKKEKQPKKADGVALSNATGAVESTSQAGDRGSVSSYDRGQPYAAEWSDDESGNPFGGNEANGGANPFEDDTKGVRVRALYDYDGQEQDELSFKAGDELTKLGEEDEQGWCRGRLDSGQLGLYPANYVEAI; the protein is encoded by the exons ATGTCCGGTTCCTACGATGAGGCCTCTCTGGCTCCGGAGGAGACCACTGATAGCTTCTGGGAG GTGGGGAACTACAAGCGGACCGTGAAGCGCATCGACGACGGCCACCGTCTGTGCAACGACCTGATGAACTGCGTGCAGGAGCGCGCCAAAATCGAGAAGGCGTATGCGCAGCAGCTCACCGACTGGGCCAAACGCTGGCGCCAGCTCATCGAGAAAG GCCCACAGTATGGCAGCCTGGAGCGAGCCTGGGGTGCCATAATGACAGAGGCGGACAAGGTGAGCGAACTGCACCAGGAGGTGAAGAACAACCTGCTGAACGAGGACCTGGAGAAGGTCAAGAACTGGCAGAAGGACGCCTATCACAAGCAGATCATGGGCGGCTTCAAGGAGACCAAGGAGGCTGAAGATGGCTTCCGCAAGGCCCAGAAGCCCTGGGCCAAGAAGATGAAGGAG CTGGAGGCGGCCAAGAAGGCCTACCATTTGGCCTGCAAAGAGGAGAAGCTGGCCATGACCCGGGAGATGAACAGCAAGACAGAGCAGTCGGTCACACCTGAGCAGCAAAAGAAGCTGCAGGACAAAGTGGACAAGTGCAAGCAGGACGTGCAGAAG ACTCAGGAGAAGTATGAGAAGGTGCTGGAAGATGTTGGCAAGACCACGCCCCAGTACATGGAGGGCATGGAGCAGGTATTTGAACAGTGCCAGCAATTTGAGGAAAAGCGGCTGGTCTTCCTCAAGGAGGTGCTGCTGGACATCAAACGACACCTCAACCTGGCTGAGAACAGCAG CTACATCCATGTGTACCGTGAACTGGAGCAGGCCATCCGGGGGGCTGATGCCCAAGAGGACCTCAGATGGTTCCGCAGCACCAGCGGCCCTGGCATGCCCATGAACTGGCCCCAGTTTGAG GAGTGGAACCCAGACCTTCCCCACACCACTGCCAAGAAGGAGAAGCAGCCCAAGAAGGCAGATGGAGTGGCACTGAGCAATGCCACGGGGGCAGTGGAGTCCACCTCCCAGGCTGGGGACCGTGGCAG CGTTAGCAGCTACGACAGAGGGCAGCCCTACGCCGCCGAGTGGTCGGACGACGAGAGCGGGAACCCCTTCGGGGGCAATGAGGCCAACGGAGGCGCCAACCCCTTCGAGGATGACACCAAGGGAGTGCGCGTGCGGGCGCTCTACGACTACGACGGCCAGGAGCAGGACGAACTCAGCTTCAAGGCGG GAGACGAGCTCACCAAGCTGGGCGAGGAGGATGAACAGGGCTGGTGCCGCGGGCGTCTGGACAGTGGGCAGCTGGGCCTCTATCCCGCCAACTACGTGGAGGCCATCTAG